Proteins co-encoded in one Astyanax mexicanus isolate ESR-SI-001 chromosome 1, AstMex3_surface, whole genome shotgun sequence genomic window:
- the smarca1 gene encoding probable global transcription activator SNF2L1 → MSDEEVPSTSGEPGPGKEKDPPFLLGPPPKAAIKEGTVDPEYEEKRKADRANRFEFLLKQTELFAHFVQPASQKSPTSPLKVRMGRPRTKQDEKQNLLSVGDNRHRRTEQEEDEELLSESRKAANLLVRFEESPSYVKNGTLRDYQIRGLNWMISLYENGINGILADEMGLGKTLQTIALLGYLKHYRNIPGPHMVLVPKSTLHNWMNEFKRWVPTLKAVCLIGDKDARAAFIRDVMMPGEWDVCVTSYEMVIREKSVFKKFNWRYLVIDEAHRIKNEKSKLSEIVREFKTTNRLLLTGTPLQNNLHELWSLLNFLLPDVFNSASDFDSWFDTNNCLGDQKLVERLHAVLRPFLLRRIKQEVEKSLPPKKEVKIYLGLSKMQREWYTRILMKDIDILNSAGKMDKMRLLNILMQLRKCCNHPYLFDGAEPGPPYTTDTHLVTNSGKMLALDKLLPKVQEQGSRVLIFSQMTRVLDILEDYCMWRGYEYCRLDGNTPHEDREKAIDTFNAPNSSKFIFMLSTRAGGLGINLATADVVILYDSDWNPQVDLQAMDRAHRIGQKKPVRVFRLITENTVEERIVERAEMKLRLDSIVIQQGRLIEQQNKLGKDEMLQMIRHGATHVFASKDSELTEEDISTILERGAKKTAEMNERMEKLGESSLRNFTMDTSGAETSLYKFEGEDYREKQKLSMMEWIEPPKRERKANYAVDAYFREALRVSEPRAPKAPRPPKQPNIQDFQFFPPRLFELLEMEILYYRKTIGYKVPKSPDIPNAAQVQKEEQRKIDEAEPLTAEETEEKEKLLTQGFTSWNKRDFNQFIKANEKYGRDDIDSIAREVEGKTPEEVIEYSAVFWERCNELQDIERIMAQIERGEARIQRRISIKKALDVKIARYKAPFHQLRIQYGTNKGKNYTEEEDRFLICMLHKMGFDKENVYEELRQCVRNAPQFRFDWFIKSRTAMELQRRCNTLISLIEKENMEIEEKERAEKKKRAPKGQSAQKRKAEAASERKEKKAKT, encoded by the exons GATCCTCCGTTCCTGCTGGGCCCCCCTCCAAAAGCAGCAATAAAAGAAGGCACAGTGGACCCtgaatatgaagaaaaaaga aaAGCAGACAGGGCTAACAGGTTTGAGTTCCTGCTGAAACAGACTGAACTCTTTGCTCACTTCGTCCAGCCAGCGAGTCAGAAATCCCCCACATCGCCCCTGAAGGTGCGGATGGGGAGACCCCGCACCAAACAGGATGAGAAACAGAACCTGCTGTCTGTTGGAGA TAATCGACACCGACGGACAGagcaggaggaggatgaggagctgCTGTCTGAGAGCAGAAAGGCTGCAAACCTTCTTGTCCGCTTTGAGGAGTCACCCTCAT ATGTGAAGAACGGCACTCTGAGAGATTATCAGATCAGAGGACTGAACTGGATGATTTCTCTCTATGAAAATGGCATTAATGGCATCCTAGCAGATGAGATG GGTTTGGGAAAGACGCTGCAGAcgatagcactgctggggtaccTGAAACACTACAGGAACATTCCAGGCCCGCACATGGTCCTAGTGCCCAAGTCCACTTTACACAACTGGATGAATGAGTTTAAACGCTGGGTCCCAACTCTCAAGGCCGTCTGCCTCATCGGAGACAAAGATGCAAGA GCAGCGTTTATCCGTGATGTGATGATGCCGGGAGAGTGGGATGTGTGTGTTACGTCGTATGAAATGGTGATCAGAGAAAAGTCTGTCTTTAAGAAGTTCAACTGGAGGTATCTGGTGATTGATGAGGCCCATCGCATAAAAAACGAGAAATCAAAG ttgtcAGAGATTGTTCGTGAGTTTAAAACAACAAATCGTCTTTTGCTGACCGGAACTCCATTACAGAATAACCTGCATGAGCTCTGGTCTCTGCTCAACTTCCTACTGCCAGATGTGTTCAACTCTGCCAGT GACTTTGATTCGTGGTTTGATACCAACAACTGTCTGGGGGATCAGAAACTGGTGGAAAGATTGCATGCG GTGCTGCGGCCATTCCTGCTGCGTCGAATCAAACAGGAAGTGGAAAAGAGTCTTCCTCCCAAGAAGGAGGTGAAGATCTACTTGGGCCTGAGCAAAATGCAGAGAGAATG GTACACTCGTATCTTAATGAAGGATATAGACATCCTGAACTCCGCAGGAAAGATGGATAAGATGCGTCTATTGAATATACTGATGCAGCTGAGGAAGTGCTGTAATCACCCGTACCTGTTTGACGGAGCGGAGCCTGGACCCCCCTACACCACCGACACACACCTGGTCACCAACAGCGGCAAAATGCTTGCTCTGGACAAACTGCTGCCCAAAGTCCAGGAACAAG GCTCTCGAGTGCTGATTTTCAGTCAAATGACACGTGTGTTGGATATTCTGGAGGATTACTGCATGTGGCGAGGATATGAATACTGCAGACTGGACGGAAACACACCGCATGAAGACAGAGAg aAAGCGATCGACACGTTTAACGCTCCAAACAGTTCAAAGTTTATCTTCATGCTGAGCACTCGAGCAGGAGGACTTGGAATTAATCTGGCTACTGCAGATGTTGTCATCCTGTATGATTCTGACTGGAATCCACAGGTGGACTTGCAGGCCATG GATCGAGCTCACAGAATTGGTCAGAAGAAACCGGTTCGAGTTTTCAGACTCATCACAGAAAACACAGTGGAGGAGAGAATCGTAGAGCGAGCAGAAATGAAGCTTCGCTTAGACTCTATAGTCATACAGCAAg gtcGTCTGATTGAGCAGCAGAATAAGCTAGGTAAAGATGAGATGCTGCAGATGATCCGACATGGAGCCACTCATGTCTTTGCCTCCAAAGACAGCGAGCTGACAGAGGAGGACATCAGCACCATCCTGGAGAGAGGAGCCAAGAAG ACAGCAGAGATGAATGAGAGAATGGAGAAACTGGGTGAAAGCTCTCTGAGAAATTTCACGATGGACACCAGCGGTGCAGAAACCAGCCTGTACAAGTTTGAAGGAGAGGAttatagagagaaacagaag CTGAGTATGATGGAGTGGATTGAGcctccaaagagagagagaaaggcgaACTATGCCGTGGATGCTTACTTCAGAGAGGCACTCAGAGTCAGCGAACCCAGAGCACCAAag gCCCCCCGACCTCCTAAACAGCCAAATATTCAGGATTTCCAGTTTTTCCCTCCACGTCTGTTTGAGCTACTGGAGATGGAGATACTCTACTACAGAAAGACTATTGGATACAAG GTTCCGAAGTCTCCAGATATCCCGAATGCAGCTCAGGTGCAGAAGGAGGAACAGAGGAAGATTGATGAAGCTGAACCTCTTACAGCCGAGGAGACggaggagaaagagaaactacTCACACag GGTTTTACGAGCTGGAACAAGCGAGACTTCAACCAGTTTATTAAAGCAAATGAAAAATACGGCCGTGATGACATAGACAGCATCGCCCGGGAAGTGGAGGGCAAAACACCTGAAGAGGTTATTGAATactcag CTGTGTTCTGGGAGCGATGTAATGAGCTGCAGGACATTGAGAGGATCATGGCTCAGATAGAGAGAGGAGAAGCTCGGATCCAGAGGCGCATCAGCATCAAAAAAGCCCTCGATGTGAAG atagCACGATATAAGGCCCCATTCCACCAGTTGCGTATCCAGTACGGCACTAATAAAGGGAAGAACTACACAGAGGAGGAGGATCGATTTCTGATCTGCATGTTGCACAAAATGGGCTTCGACAAAGAGAATGTTTATGAGGAGCTGAGACAGTGTGTCCGAAATGCTCCCCAGTTCAGATTCGACTGGTTCATCAAATCCAGAACAGCTATG GAGCTGCAGAGACGCTGTAACACCCTCATCTCTCTGATTGAGAAAGAAAACATGGAAATCGAGGAGAAGGAGCGAgctgagaaaaagaaaagagctccCAAAGGACAATCA gCCCAGAAGCGGAAAGCAGAAGCAGCGtctgaaagaaaagagaagaaagccAAAACCTAA